A segment of the Lolium perenne isolate Kyuss_39 chromosome 3, Kyuss_2.0, whole genome shotgun sequence genome:
gacggtgagattgacaacctcactgtttcattggggcaaagtactttggttgtgttgtgcaggttccacgttggcgccggaatccctggtgttgcgccgcactacatcccgccgccatcaaccttcaacgtgcttcttggctcctcctggttcgataaaccttggtttctttctgagggaaaacttgctgctgtgcgcatcataccttcctcttggggttccccaacgaacgtgtgagttacacgccatcagcgtctccgtaacttttctcgtatcgtggctctcggtactagggttttcgcgacggagagaataaataggcgaaggggcagagtcgggggacgctcgaggggcccaccccatagggcggcgcggccaggggtggggccgctcccccctagggtgtggccgcctcgtcgcccctcttcgtctcctcttcggacttctggaagcctccgtggaaaataagaccgtgggcttttgtttcgtccaattccgagaatatttccggtgtaggatttctgaaaccaaaaacagcagaaaacaggaactggcgcttcggcatcttgttaataggttagtgccggaaaatgcatcaaaatgatataaagtgtatataaaacatgtgagtattgtcataaaactagcatggaacataagaaattatagatacgtttgagacgtatcaccccacaatacctgataatgggtaaggctttagctgaaAATTTATATATTTTGGTATGGGtttcctctgaacaagcgtcatagaggttatgctgaggctgcctccgttgaaaatgAAATGGCGTGAACAAGagatgaatgtcctacccaagccctgcgcAGTTCCTAGGATGGCAGATTGCCATCACTAGGAGGCCATGCTCATGGggaaggtgcctatactagggttatgtaagtgaaaggttaagggttgatgatccgcatactgagtatgattattcagggctatctctaacggatgtaatcaaaagttgtggcacaagtgtacaacctctgcagagtgttaaactattcgaatagccgcgtccacggtcatggacggttggatggccatactttTCGGTTGTCAGATGTTTTCAAAATGATTTGTGACTTGAAAGGTGAACTTGACTTGACTACCCCCAAGTGGTGGGAATGAcattaatgttcccacttgagaaattttaggcaaataaagagtcttgaactatttaagggtttatgaaataaatctAGCTTTGTGCAAAGAAATTTAGAAACTTAGAACCCTTGTTAGAGCTACCAGTACTTCTATTAGtggtagtttgcgagtactctaaaagtactcatggctttgtccctggctattcaaatggccagactatgaagaggagcaccagtaccagGAAGATGGTCAGCAtgccgtctatgataactaggactacctcctgacgtcaagcgttgcctatggaacagatggaccgctactacgtttctgccgctatgtgttttgtaattgatccttagatcaactgttgttttaagattggatcatgagatcccttgttgtaagacgattatggtttgtaatgaatgatgttctgtggtaTCGACTATTATATctcacaaaaacaatattcctgggattgcgatgtacggcataataggcatctggaattaaaaatctgggtgttgacacatttctgtacaagaatataattcaatcaaacaataatcaagtatgataaaggtgtgtggacctaggtagtactacttactttgttcGCACGCCATATCAGCTTCGGTTTCCATTCATGGGACCGATCTTCCTTGATGAACATTTCTCATacactgctcgacaaaagaaaatgcataaaagagttatcaattagttgatatcaggaaattaacgaaaaaaaccgataagaattaaaattactttTAGAGCATAAAAAAAGTCGTCTTGTATAGTATAGCCTCTTTGCtttgtgagtcaaagacttcaacctcTCCATCGTACATTTTAATGGCGATAAGAATAAAGTGGAACCTGCGCACGTTTAAATAtgcagtgtcatatatataagtcatcagttaaaatttgaacatctcgtgagcaaaatagaatgtgttataagacagtaacactcacttgaagttgtaaggccaaagtattatccttttgtcacgttgtcgcttcaaaaaccttagcaaagtctccggtgtatctCTGTTATAGATGGGATCCTCTATGGTTTTTTCATGCATTGTatccgggtcaatgaacccaatgtgcttgatttcatcccttttgcattcgagcatcttcgatctgcataatatagcgcacaaaagattataatttgcagacaatgaacgagctgagctaaagacttctcaaattacataaataaatcacttacagacaatagcaactgataatTAATTTGtcaagggcccggagattgtataactgaaaaagttcgcagaagtcaacgctcacagagtattcttggaagtagtgctcttccttaaCATGCACCATGATAGACTCGATCCCTCTCTTTGTGGCATTACTGTACCATGCATGCAAATTACGCATACTTGTTGGTAGCtttctgagattctcgaccaaatctttcccttgaacaaatttaTATTCTACTTCAGCGAAGGGGTAATCGATgtattgtcgagaactttgaacggccttctcgtcaaacaccatgagaggggggaccgattgaacgggttgttctcCGAGCTGGTGCACTTGTTGTTTCCCTTTTTTCGCTGTGACACCCGATTGATTGCGTTTTTCGCCTCCACCATctcgtcatacgacctttcaatagaatgcctatagtcagatggcggcgatggtacagggtcatatagattctcaacggtacgcacaactttcaccggatctagtgtcttctcaacaggtatctctggcactttcttaGCAAAAAAGGATTTCAGCTCGGAGTTACAGGTTTCCATGTTTTCCTCGAtacttttttcccaaggtaacttctcaataggcggcagtggtttctcctttctagatctCTTCCTAGGTGGCGTACCGTTCTGCTTAAAGGACGCtgccttacgcggaggatctcgagatggcggactcacgctggggtccctctcaggtaggtgtggactttgctgctcatgtggactgctaccaggaggagtcggtggcctttcctGCTCATGTGGACTACTATGAGGAGTTGGtgtcctttgcaaaaggacgatgtaTTTCTTGGGCCATAGggtgaaaccgtgcttgacatcggccattgtcttctcatcgtcacctctaggaaaatcaagctccactgttttaaaacccgaaacaacttcatccaccccgacacgaacacagccaggtggaatgggcatatgatggtgcgttgctccatcttcatttgggtaaacatagccgaccgccaccttaacagacgcgttcctgaataacatatgtagctcgcaatctgtcttctccgtgacataatccactaggtagcttcctccacatccgtcaagatgcgtggaacccacactgcttcttcgctgagatggggcggcATTGGCTtgaggatcctgtagaaacatcggctgatcaggtgccctctgatttttctcaagTGCCTCCACCCTATTTAACAATTCCGTTAACCTGTCtgactccttcttcttctttcgcgaacggcttctataagtgtcagcgcactCCGGCCACTCTTCCTTCAGGGTCTGACCTGGGTGAGCTCGAACCCGTCCAATGTGTTCAGGATTCCCCAAagtgagtgtcagctcgtcattctctctatcgggaatgtactctccctttctaaccttttcaattgcatctacaagctgctTAGTGATTGCTTCAATTTTGTCCTTCCATTTCCCCTGCGCAACGATcttccctgtctttgggtccaaccctgccccatgcgcgAACAACTAGAACTTGGACcggtcgggccagtcccatgtctgtggagtgattcctgcatCCATCAGTTCATTTTCAAAcgatgtccacttcggaatggcagtcttgtagccacctgaccccaaatgatggaaaagtttcttctttgaagcatttttcgtatttgtgaccgatcgggacacagcagtagacgattgcttatacctcttaaatgcgggccagtgatcttttatcttcactagactttcatcgaatactggatcttcatgcttatatttgtcccataaatttttcttccatGTCTGGAATTGTGTGGCCATCTTCTTGagagtccattccttgactttcttcttctggccttccgtcatgtcttccggtaggctgaagcgTGTCAGTAGAGTGTCCCAAAGAAAAAATTTCAGtgcgtcgttgacataactagcttcagtccccgcgttcttcggcttatgccactcttgaatgctgatcggtacatggtccctaacaagaactccAGCTTGATTTGTAAATCTGCGGCAGTGATCTTTGGGATGCAccggttcaccattatccttaaATGCGGTGAGGGCTAACctaccctcgccctttagcagttgcgtcgggcctcgttttgttttaacagacttgctcgatgatccagaaggctaaaagaaaaatgattcgttaataagtgcaatacaaataaatgaatgcatctactgATGAACATAGACTTGATACATAAATATACACCTCACCGGAGTTTGTTATGGACACTTCGTTGCCTCTTCTAATctcttcagactcaagtccctcaccGACATCTTTCAGAAAATTTGTGAACTCATAGTCATCTCCATCGGGTTCCAGCCCACGGGCACTCTCAAatatcaatttctgcaccgcttcttcttgatcctcatctcggacgaaggtgccgtcctccatagctcaatgtcactacaaaattaagaaagcaattatttcattcatcatgtcatgatcataacagattgctagatggataacaattgaaatgaaggaagcaataaccctaaccctaacactaactctatgtcgcggcggcaccgccacggccacggactCGGTGTTCCccctttttctcgaccctaaccctaacactcggcgttccctctttttctcgaccctaactctatgtcgcggcggcaccgccacggactcggcaccgccacggactcgatcCATTGGTGTCTGGTTCAGCTCCCTCTCCACGCCATCGTCGCCGATGTGCAACGCCCTCTACGTCTGTGACTGCTACAAGAATACCTGCATCTACCAGTACTTCTACGGCAACAGTGCCATCACCACCGGCGTGCTCGCCAACGAGACCTTCACCTTCGGCACCAACGGCACGCGTGTCTCCGTGCCCAAGATCGCCTTCGGCTGCAGGAATCTCAACGCCGGCTCCCTCTACAACGGCTCCAGCATGGTGGGCTTCGGCCGGGGCCCGCTGTCCCTGGTCAGCCAGCTAGGGGTGCCCAGGTTCTCCTACTGCCTCACCTCCTTCATGTCCATCGTGCCCAACCGCCTCTACTTCGGCGCCTACGCCACGCTCAACACGACAAACACAAGTGACTCCGACCCGGTGCAGTCCACGCCCTTCATCGTCAACCCGGCACTGCCCACCATGTACTACCTCAACATGATGGGCATCAGCGTCGGCGGCGACCTGCTGCCCGTCGACCCGTCCGTGTTCACCATCAACGATGCCGACGGCACGGGCGGGGTCATCATTGACCAACGGAGGTCGCCGCGCACACGGCCCCGACCCTGGCGCCCCACTGCTTGACGAAGCCGCCCGCCATCAGCGGCACGAGCGCGCCCACCGCGAACGCCAGCGCGCGACGCGAGCGCCGCTGGCCTGGTCCGCATTGGgtcgaacaccttgcgggcgTCACCTGGCCGGCGCCGAGGCGGAGGGAGTGCAGCAGCGAGACGGTGACGGCGACGGTTCTCGGCGATGCAGGAGACCTAGGCAGCCGTGTGGAGCGCGTGGGCGAGGGGCAGGAGAAGGGGAGGGACGCCGACAGCGTGGTGCGGCGTGGAGGAGACATACCTGCCGGCGCGAGAGAGGAGAGGCCGGCCTGCAGGTGCTGCGCGCGGACGACGATGACGGCGACGACGTGGTGCGGCGTGGCACAGACGACGGACGGCGGTGATGGCGTGGTGCGCGATGGcgtggacgacggcgacggcgagcgcgCGCGCGGTCTCTGTGCGTGTGCGTGTGAAATGGAGGATTTGGGGGAATTTTTCCCGCGCGGCTAAGTGAAATGGAGGCGaacaccctttggtaccggttggttccaccaaccggtacgaaagacctttcgtaccggttggtgaagccaaccggtaccaaaggttatttttttcttttctttttcttttcttttctatttcttttttcttttctttttcttttttcttttctttttcttttcttttgttgtttcttttctatttcttttctatttattttctatatcttttctatttctttttctatttcttttctttactcccgccacgatgccgtccgcgcgggaaagtttcccgccacgacgtcATGCGGGAAAGTTTCCCACCACGACGCCGCGTGTGGGAGGAAAAGGACAGGAAATAatgggcgggaataaaattttattacgattgaactcgaattaaaagtacatagctcaactgaaaattaagatacatggccagattcgaatgttggagtcattcagtcatagtcgtgcctagccctataaacatcgccactgtagtcgtcgtagtcgccgatgtcgtcgtcgctgtcatcggggtcgcggtagtcaaacctcggcgggtgagcacgcgtgggctgggactgagggtagcgcaggcgggggccacggtaggccctgacgctctggagagtccggccgcgccaccacagccgacggtcggcctcgttgaagttcgaacgaggcgggccggcctcctcgtgcctggcaagcgcactctcatgccaattgatgaagaagctgtcccaagtcaggCTGTAgttgggatgccactggggattcctccgctgctctggcgtgagctcgaagtagtagtggttcgtgatggccatctggcgcgccacacctagagggacaggagggaccggtacgcctccgacgctctgcaaccagccggtcgggacacggtagcccggcgggcaggggtagttcgaggcgcacagtgcctccgcctcccggggggttagagatacaaTGGaatccatgggagagaatgatgagtctagatgtgatatgtaaatggaggccaagcgtaCATATATAtactgaaaaaatggcgggaagacggaggcgggaagacagaggcgggaaccggtggaaagcgcgggaagaaaataggcgggaacgcagtggcgcgggaaactttcatcccgggtgggggctcaaaccgggacaaaagatgggggggtcttatctgggggaggcttatctgggagggccttatctgggggctggctaacctttagtaccggttggtgggtgcaaccgagactaaaggtggtttttctgtcatctacaaaactatcggtgggataaggactgatacgtccaaaacgtatctactttcccgaacacttttgctattgttttacctctaatttgtgtattttggatgcaactaacacggactaacgctattttcagcagaactgctctggtgtctcgtttttgtgcagaaatccaactttcgggaaaatcctcggaatttatgcagaaggccctattttcccagaatactgacggagccagaaggagaagtaaggtggaggcccgagggccccacaccacctggcggcgcggccaaaggggggcccgcgcggcctggtggtgtggccccctcggccggcctccgacgccctccttcggactacttattcgcctcgacctaaaaacgccagaagagaagtcgaagtcgccagaaaccctccagaacgccgccacatcgcgaaactccgtcgcgggagccagaagtctccgttctggcactccgccgggacggggaattggaggagatcatcaccgccatcaccgccaacgcctctacatcaaccagcaatgtttcccccatccatgtgtgagtaattcccccgctgtaggcgaaggggatggtagggattggatgagattggtcatgtaatagcataagattgttagggcatagtgcctagtgtccgtaattggtactttgatgatattgttgcaacttgttatgcttaatgcttgtcactagggcccgagtgccatgatctcagatctaaacatgttattgtttcatcatgatattcattgtttatggtcttacctataagttgtatacacatgtcgctgtccggaaccgatggccccgaagtgacagaaatcgggacaaccggagggaatggtagcgatgtgaggatcacatgtgttcacggagtgttaatgctttgctccggtactctattaaaaggagtaccttaatatccagttgtttcccttgaggcccggctgccaccggctggtaggacaaaagatgttgtgcaagtttctcattgcgagcacgcacgactatatatggaacacatgcctattgattgctttgtacttggacaccgttttattattatctgcaaatgccctgctatgattgttacatgagtttctctcatccatgcaacgcccgttatccgtccccgtgcctacagtattttaatcctgctgtttactaaaatcactactgctgtctttgttactctcatcgctgttatttcactcatgctatcgctataaaactgttactactgataaactcttgcgagcaagtctgtttccaggtgcaactgaattgacaactccgttgttaaggcttccaagtgttctttgtctccccttgtgtcgaatcaataaattgggtaatacttccctcgaagactgttgcgatcccctatacttgtgggtcatcaagactattttctggcgccgttgccggggagcatagctttatttggaagttcacttggattaatattgttcgctgcaaattctccatcatgggtaaacctcgcgatactaagatcgccatattaccatccactacaagaaaaggtacaattctgaatacctctgctgctcttgattcaccatctgtgattgataaacttgtttcaccgccacatgcttcgcatgcgggtacatctgctgaatctgaacactctcataatattgataatgtttctgctgtgcttgatgatagtggttcattgggatcttttctagatgctacaattgctaggtctagacaaattgaaaatactgaaactcctaatgctactacacctgttagttcacctgaacttgattattttagtgatgatcctgaggaagattatgtggaacttgatgatgattttattgaaaaatgcaatgctactactgatgcaagaaaaattaaaaagttgcttgcagaacatactgttagatataaactgtctcctgatcctaaatttgccacatctcctataaacattagggataaagattatgatttttctcttgatctatctcatatagctattgttgagaaaacacctttctgtggtactgaaaaagaaagtgctgttgaacacatgactgagttatctactttgagtagcttgttttctgatgatgttcagaagcgtacttactttgttgctaaaatctttccattctcattaaaggatgacgctaaaacttggtataataattaaagtagttctatttctCATTTAATCTTTTGTGATCCAGAAATTTAatcttgggtgaacaaattacagttgggcaattgacaaataaagagagcatgacaatgcacatacatatcatgatgagtatagtgagatttaattgggcattacgacaaagtacatagaccgccatccaactgcatctatgcctaaaaagtccaccttcaggttatcatccgaaccccctacagtattaagttgcaaagcaacagacaattgcattaagtatggtgcgtaatgtaatcaacaactacatccttagacatagcatcaatgttttatccctagtggcaacagcacaacacaaccttagaactttcacacatcgtcctgtgtcaatgcaggcatgaacccactatcgagcataagtactccctcttggagttacaagcatctacttggccagagcatctactagtaacggaaagcatgcaagatcataaacaacacataagtataactttgataatcaacataacaagtattctctattcatcggatcccaacaaacgcaacatatagaattacatatagatgatcttgatcatgataggcagctcacaagatccgacaatgatagcacaatggggagaagacaaccatctagctactgctatggacccatagtccaggggtagactactcacacatcacaccggaggcgaccatggcggcgtagagtcctccgggagatgattcccctctccggcagggtgccggaggcgatctcctggatcccccgagatgggatcggcggcagcggcgtctctggaaggttttccgtatcgtggttctcggtactgggggtttcatcacggaggctttaagtaggcggaagggcagagtcgggggccagacgagggggccacaccatagggcggcgcgggcccccctgggccgcgccgccacgtggtgtcgccacctcgtggccccacttcgtgtgttcttcggtcttctggaagctccgtggaaaaataggcccctgggtcttcgtttcgtccaattccgagaatatttccttactaggatttctgaaaccaaaaacagcagaaaacagcaactggcacttcggcatcttgttaataggttagttccataaaatgcacgaatatgacataaagtgtgcataaaacatgtagataacatcaataatgtggcatggaacataagaaattatcgatacgtcggagacgtatcagcatccccaagcttagttctgctcgtcccgagcaggtaaaacaataacacagataatttctggagtgacatgccatcataatcttgatcatactatttgtaaagcatatgtagtgaatgcagtgatcaaaacaatggtaatgacatgagtaaacaagtgaatcatatagcaaagacttttcatgaatagcacttcaagacaagcaccaataaatcttgcataagagttaactcataaagcaataattcaaagtaaaggtattgaaacaacacaaaagaagattaagtttcagcggttgctttcaacttgtaacatgtatatctcatggatattgtcaacatagagtaatataataagtgcaataagcaagtatgtaggaatcaatgcacagttcacacaagtgtttgcttcttgaggtggagagaaataggtgaactgactcaacattgaaagtaaaagaatggtcctcatagaggaaaagcatcgattgctatatttgtgctagagctttgattttgaaaacatgaaacaattttgtcaacggtagtaataaagcatatgcatcatgtaaattatatcttataagttgcaagcctcatgcatagtgtaccaatagtgcccgcaccttgtcctaattagcttggactacctggattatcaccgcaatacatatgctttaaccaagtatcacaaaggggtacctctatgccactgtacaaggtctaaggagaaagctcgcatttggatttctcgcttttgattattctcaacttagacatccataccgggacaacatagacaacagataatggactcctcttttaatgctttaagcattcaacaacaattaattcttttctcattagagatttgaggatgtttgtccaaaactgaaacttccaccatggatcatggctttagttagcggcccaatgttcttctctcacaatatgcatgctcaaaccattcaactcagtgtagatcgcccttacttcagacaagacgaacatgcatagcaactcacatgaaattcaacaatgagttgatggcgttccccagtaaacatggttatcgcacaacaagcaacttaataagagataaagtgcataattacatattcaataccacaatagtttttaagctatttgtcccatgagctatatattgcaaaggtgaatgatggaattttaaaggtagcactcaagcaatttactttggaatggcggaaaataccatgtagtagttaggtatggtggacacaaatggcatagtggttggctcaagtattttggatgcatgagaagtattccctcacgatacaatggtttaggctagcaaggcttatttgaaacaaacacaaggatgaaccggtgcagcaaaactcacataaaagacatattgaaaacattataagactctacaccgtcttccttgttgttcaaactcaatactagaaattatctagaccttagagaaaccaaatatgcaaaccaaattttagcatgctctatgtatttcttcattaatgggtgcaaagcatatgatgcaagagcttaaacatgagcacaacaattgccaagtatcacattacccaagacatttatagcaattactacatgtatcattttccaattccaaccatataacaatttaacgaaggagaaacttcaccatgaatactatgagtagaaaccaaggacatacttgtccatatgctacagcggagcgtgtatctctcccataaagtgaatgctaggatccattttattcaaacaaaacaaaaacaaaaacaaaccgacgctccaagaaaaagcacataagatgtgatggaataaaaatatagtttcaggggaggaacctgataatgttgtcgatgaagaaggggatgccttgggcatccccaagcttagacgcttgagtcttcttgatatatgcaggggtgaaccaccgggtgcatccccaagcttagagctttcactctccttgatcatgttgcatcatactcctctcttgatccttgaaaacttcctccacaccaaactcgaaacaactcattagagggttagtgcacaatataaattgacatattcagaggtgacacaatcattcttaacacttctggacattgcataatgctactggacattagtggatcaaagaaattcatccaacatagcgaaagaggcaatgcgaaataaaaggcagaatctgtcaaaacagaacagttcgtattgacgaattttaaaatggcaccagacttgctcaaataaaaatgctcaaattgaatgaaagttgcatacatatctgaggatcatgcacgtaaattggcttaattttctgagttacctacagggaggtggacccagattcgtgacagcaaagaaatctggaactgtgcagtaatccaaatctagtacttacttttctatcaacggcttaacttggcacaacaaaacacaaaactaagataaggagaggttgctacagtagtaaacaacttccaagacacaaaataaaaacaaagtactgtagcaaaataacacatgggttatctcccaagaagttctttctttatagccattaagatgggctcagcagttttaatg
Coding sequences within it:
- the LOC127325631 gene encoding aspartic proteinase nepenthesin-1-like — encoded protein: MSSGRLKRLQSPRSSAYATLECSSPMCNALYVCDCYKNTCIYQYFYGNSAITTGVLANETFTFGTNGTRVSVPKIAFGCRNLNAGSLYNGSSMVGFGRGPLSLVSQLGVPRFSYCLTSFMSIVPNRLYFGAYATLNTTNTSDSDPVQSTPFIVNPALPTMYYLNMMGISVGGDLLPVDPSVFTINDADGTGGVIIDQRSGTSAPTANASARRERRWPGPHWVEHLAGVTWPAPRRRECSSETVTATVLGDAGDLGSRVERVGEGQEKGRDADSVVRRGGDIPAGAREERPACRCCARTTMTATTWCGVAQTTDGGDGVVRDGVDDGDGERARGLCACACEMEDLGEFFPRG